The Dama dama isolate Ldn47 chromosome 3, ASM3311817v1, whole genome shotgun sequence genome has a segment encoding these proteins:
- the RARG gene encoding retinoic acid receptor gamma isoform X3 codes for MYDCMETFAPGPRRLYGAGGPGAGLLRRAAGSSCFAGLESFAWPQPASLQSVETQSTSSEEMVPSSPSPPPPPRVYKPCFVCNDKSSGYHYGVSSCEGCKGFFRRSIQKNMVYTCHRDKNCIINKVTRNRCQYCRLQKCFEVGMSKEAVRNDRNKKKKEVKEEGSLDSYELSPQLEELITKVSKAHQETFPSLCQLGKYTTNSSADHRVQLDLGLWDKFSELATKCIIKIVEFAKRLPGFTGLSIADQITLLKAACLDILMLRICTRYTPEQDTMTFSDGLTLNRTQMHNAGFGPLTDLVFAFAGQLLPLEMDDTETGLLSAICLICGDRMDLEEPEKVDKLQEPLLEALRLYARRRRPSQPYMFPRMLMKITDLRGISTKGAERAITLKMEIPGPMPPLIREMLENPEMFEDDSSQPGPHPKASSEDEVPGGQGRGGRSPHPDQGP; via the exons ATGTACGACTGCATGGAAACATTTGCCCCGGGTCCGCGACGGCTGTACGGGGCAGGCGGACCCGGGGCTGGCTTGCTGCGCAGAGCCGCCGGCAGCTCCTGTTTCGCCGGACTCGAGTCTTTTGCCTGGCCGCAACCCGCCAGTCTGCAGT CGGTGGAGACGCAGAGCACTAGCTCAGAGGAGATGGTGCCAAGCTCACCCTCGCCCCCTCCACCTCCCCGGGTCTACAAGCCGTGCTTCGTGTGCAATGACAAGTCCTCTGGCTACCACTATGGGGTCAGCTCTTGTGAAGGCTGCAAG GGCTTCTTCCGTCGCAGCATCCAGAAGAACATGGTGTACACATGTCACCGCGACAAAAACTGTATCATCAACAAGGTGACCCGGAATCGTTGCCAGTACTGCCGGCTACAGAAATGCTTTGAAGTTGGCATGTCCAAGGAAG CCGTAAGGAATGATCGcaacaagaagaagaaagaggtgaAGGAAGAAGGGTCGCTTGACAGCTATGAGCTGAGCCCCCAGTTAGAAGAGCTCATCACCAAGGTCAGCAAGGCCCATCAGGAGACCTTCCCCTCGCTCTGCCAGCTGGGCAAGTACACCACG AACTCCAGTGCAGACCACCGGGTGCAACTGGATCTGGGGCTGTGGGACAAGTTCAGTGAGCTGGCCACCAAGTGCATCATCAAGATCGTGGAGTTTGCCAAGCGGTTACCTGGCTTCACCGGGCTCAGCATTGCTGACCAGATCACTCTGCTCAAGGCCGCCTGCCTGGACATCCTG aTGCTGCGGATCTGTACAAGGTACACCCCAGAGCAGGACACTATGACCTTCTCCGATGGGCTGACCCTGAACCGGACTCAGATGCACAATGCCGGCTTCGGGCCCCTCACAGACCTCGTCTTTGCCTTCGCTGGGCAGCTCCTCCCGCTGGAGATGGACGACACAGAGACAGGCCTGCTCAGTGCCATCTGCCTCATCTGCGGAG ACCGCATGGACCTGGAGGAGCCTGAGAAAGTGGACAAGCTGCAGGAACCGCTGCTGGAAGCCCTGAGGCTCTATGCCCGGCGCCGGCGGCCCAGTCAGCCCTACATGTTCCCCAGGATGCTCATGAAGATCACTGACCTCCGGGGCATCAGCACCAAGG GAGCAGAAAGGGCCATTACCCTGAAGATGGAGATTCCAGGCCCGATGCCTCCCCTGATCCGAGAAATGCTGGAGAACCCCGAAATGTTTGAGGACGACTCCTCGCAGCCTGGCCCTCACCCCAAGGCCTCCAGCGAGGATGAGGTTCCCGGGGGCCAGGGCAGAGGGGGCCGCAGCCCCCATCCTGACCAGGGTCCCTGA
- the ITGB7 gene encoding integrin beta-7 isoform X2 encodes MDLSYSMKDDLERVRQLGHALLVRLQEVTHSVRIGFGSFVDKTVLPFVSTVPSKLRHPCPSRLESCQSPFSFHHVLSLTGDAEAFEREVGRQNVSGNLDLPEGGFDAILQAALCQEQIGWRNVSRLLVFTSDDTFHTAGDGKLGGIFMPSDGHCHLDSNGLYSRSPEFDYPSVGQVAQALSAANIQPIFAVTSATLPVYRELSKLIPKSAVGELSEDSSNVVQLIMDAYNSLSSTVTLEHEHSLLPPGVHISYESQCGDSEKRQGEAGDRGQCNDVRTNQMVNFLVTFQATRCLPEPHLLRFRARGFSEELTVELHTLCGCNCSDAQLQAPHCSDGQGHLQCGVCSCVPGRLGRLCECSEAELSSPDLESGCRAPNGTGPLCSGRGQCQCGRCTCSGQSSGRLCECDDASCERHEGILCGGFGRCQCGVCHCHANRTGRACECSGDTDNCVSPDGGLCNGHGHCKCNRCQCDDGYYGALCDQCSGCKTPCETHRDCAECKAFGTGPLATNCSTACAHANMTLVLTPTLDDSWCKERTQDNQLFFFLAEDEAGGRVVLTVSPPEKGADHTQIIVLGCVGGIVAVGLGLVLAYRLSVEIYDRREFHRFEKERQHLNWKQDHNPLYQSAITTTVNPRFQEADSPLL; translated from the exons ATGGACCTGAGCTACTCCATGAAGGACGACCTGGAGCGCGTGCGACAGCTCGGGCATGCGCTGCTGGTGCGGTTGCAGGAGGTCACCCACTCCGTGCGCATCG GCTTTGGCTCCTTCGTGGACAAAACGGTGCTGCCCTTCGTGAGCACAGTGCCCTCCAAGCTTCGCCACCCCTGCCCCTCCCGGCTGGAGAGCTGCCAGTCACCCTTCAGTTTTCACCATGTGCTGTCCCTCACTGGGGATGCAGAGGCCTTCGAGCGGGAGGTGGGACGCCAGAACGTGTCTGGCAACCTGGACTTGCCCGAAGGTGGCTTTGATGCCATTCTGCAGGCTGCCCTCTGccag GAGCAGATTGGCTGGAGAAATGTGTCCCGCCTGCTggtgttcacatcagatgacacATTCCACACAGCTGGGGACGGCAAGCTGGGCGGCATCTTCATGCCCAGCGACGGGCACTGCCACTTGGACAGCAATGGCCTCTACAGTCGTAGCCCAGAGTTT GACTACCCCTCCGTGGGTCAAGTAGCCCAGGCCCTCTCTGCGGCAAACATCCAGCCCATCTTTGCTGTCACCAGCGCCACACTGCCTGTCTACCGG GAGCTGAGTAAGCTGATTCCCAAGTCTGCAGTGGGGGAGCTGAGTGAGGACTCCAGCAATGTGGTGCAGCTCATCATGGATGCTTATAAT AGCCTGTCATCCACTGTGACCCTTGAACACGAACACTCTCTTCTCCCTCCGGGGGTCCACATCTCTTACGAATCTCAGTGTGGGGATTCTGAGAAGAGACAGGGTGAAGCTGGCGACCGGGGCCAGTGCAACGACGTCCGAACCAACCAGATG GTGAATTTTTTGGTTACCTTCCAAGCTACCCGCTGCCTCCCAGAGCCTCATCTGCTGAGGTTCCGAGCCCGTGGCTTCTCCGAGGAGCTGACTGTGGAGCTGCACACGCTGTGTGGCTGTAACTGCAGTGACGCCCAGCTccaggctcctcactgcagtgATGGCCAGGGGCACCTCCAGTGTGGGGTGTGCAG ctgTGTCCCCGGTCGCCTAGGTCGACTCTGTGAGTGTTCAGAGGCTGAGCTATCCTCCCCGGATCTGGAGTCTGGGTGCCGGGCCCCCAATGGCACAGGGCCCCTGTGCAGCGGGAGGGGACAGTGCCAGTGTGGACGCTGCACCTGCAGCGGACAGAGCTCTGGACGTCTGTGCGAGTGTGATGATGCCAGCTGTGAGCGACACGAGGGCATCCTCTGTGGAG GCTTTGGCCGTTGCCAATGTGGAGTGTGTCACTGTCACGCCAACCGCACGGGCAGAGCATGTGAATGCAGTGGCGACACGGACAACTGTGTCAGTCCTGACGGAGGGCTCTGCAATGGGCACGGACACTGCAAATGCAACCGCTGCCAGTGCGATGACGGCTACTATGGCGCCCTCTGTGATCAATGCTCAGGCTGCAAGACACCATGTGAGACACACAG GGACTGCGCAGAGTGCAAAGCCTTTGGGACTGGTCCCCTGGCTACGAACTGCAGCACAGCGTGTGCCCACGCCAACATGACTCTGGTTTTGACCCCTACCCTGGATGACAGCTGGTGCAAAGAGAGGACCCAGGACAACcagctctttttctttctggcagAGGATGAAGCTGGAGGCAGAGTTGTGCTCACAGTGAGCCCTCCAGAGA AGGGAGCAGACCACACCCAAATAATTGTGCTGGGCTGTGTGGGGGGCATCGTGGCAGTGGGACTGGGATTGGTCCTTGCTTATCGGCTCTCAGTGGAGATCTATGACCGCCGAGAATTCCATCGTTTTGAAAAGGAGCGGCAGCATCTCAACTGGAAGCAG GACCACAATCCTCTCTACCAAAGTGCCATCACGACCACTGTCAACCCCCGCTTTCAAGAGGCAGACAGCCCCCTTCTCTGA
- the RARG gene encoding retinoic acid receptor gamma isoform X2: MVPSSPSPPPPPRVYKPCFVCNDKSSGYHYGVSSCEGCKGFFRRSIQKNMVYTCHRDKNCIINKVTRNRCQYCRLQKCFEVGMSKEAVRNDRNKKKKEVKEEGSLDSYELSPQLEELITKVSKAHQETFPSLCQLGKYTTNSSADHRVQLDLGLWDKFSELATKCIIKIVEFAKRLPGFTGLSIADQITLLKAACLDILMLRICTRYTPEQDTMTFSDGLTLNRTQMHNAGFGPLTDLVFAFAGQLLPLEMDDTETGLLSAICLICGDRMDLEEPEKVDKLQEPLLEALRLYARRRRPSQPYMFPRMLMKITDLRGISTKGAERAITLKMEIPGPMPPLIREMLENPEMFEDDSSQPGPHPKASSEDEVPGGQGRGGRSPHPDQGP; encoded by the exons ATGGTGCCAAGCTCACCCTCGCCCCCTCCACCTCCCCGGGTCTACAAGCCGTGCTTCGTGTGCAATGACAAGTCCTCTGGCTACCACTATGGGGTCAGCTCTTGTGAAGGCTGCAAG GGCTTCTTCCGTCGCAGCATCCAGAAGAACATGGTGTACACATGTCACCGCGACAAAAACTGTATCATCAACAAGGTGACCCGGAATCGTTGCCAGTACTGCCGGCTACAGAAATGCTTTGAAGTTGGCATGTCCAAGGAAG CCGTAAGGAATGATCGcaacaagaagaagaaagaggtgaAGGAAGAAGGGTCGCTTGACAGCTATGAGCTGAGCCCCCAGTTAGAAGAGCTCATCACCAAGGTCAGCAAGGCCCATCAGGAGACCTTCCCCTCGCTCTGCCAGCTGGGCAAGTACACCACG AACTCCAGTGCAGACCACCGGGTGCAACTGGATCTGGGGCTGTGGGACAAGTTCAGTGAGCTGGCCACCAAGTGCATCATCAAGATCGTGGAGTTTGCCAAGCGGTTACCTGGCTTCACCGGGCTCAGCATTGCTGACCAGATCACTCTGCTCAAGGCCGCCTGCCTGGACATCCTG aTGCTGCGGATCTGTACAAGGTACACCCCAGAGCAGGACACTATGACCTTCTCCGATGGGCTGACCCTGAACCGGACTCAGATGCACAATGCCGGCTTCGGGCCCCTCACAGACCTCGTCTTTGCCTTCGCTGGGCAGCTCCTCCCGCTGGAGATGGACGACACAGAGACAGGCCTGCTCAGTGCCATCTGCCTCATCTGCGGAG ACCGCATGGACCTGGAGGAGCCTGAGAAAGTGGACAAGCTGCAGGAACCGCTGCTGGAAGCCCTGAGGCTCTATGCCCGGCGCCGGCGGCCCAGTCAGCCCTACATGTTCCCCAGGATGCTCATGAAGATCACTGACCTCCGGGGCATCAGCACCAAGG GAGCAGAAAGGGCCATTACCCTGAAGATGGAGATTCCAGGCCCGATGCCTCCCCTGATCCGAGAAATGCTGGAGAACCCCGAAATGTTTGAGGACGACTCCTCGCAGCCTGGCCCTCACCCCAAGGCCTCCAGCGAGGATGAGGTTCCCGGGGGCCAGGGCAGAGGGGGCCGCAGCCCCCATCCTGACCAGGGTCCCTGA
- the RARG gene encoding retinoic acid receptor gamma isoform X1 has protein sequence MATNKERLFVPGALGPGSGYPGAGFPFAFPGALRGSPPFEMLSPSFRGLGQPDLPKEMASLSVETQSTSSEEMVPSSPSPPPPPRVYKPCFVCNDKSSGYHYGVSSCEGCKGFFRRSIQKNMVYTCHRDKNCIINKVTRNRCQYCRLQKCFEVGMSKEAVRNDRNKKKKEVKEEGSLDSYELSPQLEELITKVSKAHQETFPSLCQLGKYTTNSSADHRVQLDLGLWDKFSELATKCIIKIVEFAKRLPGFTGLSIADQITLLKAACLDILMLRICTRYTPEQDTMTFSDGLTLNRTQMHNAGFGPLTDLVFAFAGQLLPLEMDDTETGLLSAICLICGDRMDLEEPEKVDKLQEPLLEALRLYARRRRPSQPYMFPRMLMKITDLRGISTKGAERAITLKMEIPGPMPPLIREMLENPEMFEDDSSQPGPHPKASSEDEVPGGQGRGGRSPHPDQGP, from the exons ATGGCCACCAATAAGGAGCGACTCTTTGTGCCTGGTGCCCTGGGGCCTGGCTCTGGCTACCCAGGGGCTGGCTTCCCCTTCGCCTTCCCAGGGGCACTCAGGGGGTCTCCACCTTTCGAGATGCTGAGCCCTAGCTTCCGGGGCTTGGGCCAGCCTGACCTCCCCAAGGAGATGGCCTCTCTGT CGGTGGAGACGCAGAGCACTAGCTCAGAGGAGATGGTGCCAAGCTCACCCTCGCCCCCTCCACCTCCCCGGGTCTACAAGCCGTGCTTCGTGTGCAATGACAAGTCCTCTGGCTACCACTATGGGGTCAGCTCTTGTGAAGGCTGCAAG GGCTTCTTCCGTCGCAGCATCCAGAAGAACATGGTGTACACATGTCACCGCGACAAAAACTGTATCATCAACAAGGTGACCCGGAATCGTTGCCAGTACTGCCGGCTACAGAAATGCTTTGAAGTTGGCATGTCCAAGGAAG CCGTAAGGAATGATCGcaacaagaagaagaaagaggtgaAGGAAGAAGGGTCGCTTGACAGCTATGAGCTGAGCCCCCAGTTAGAAGAGCTCATCACCAAGGTCAGCAAGGCCCATCAGGAGACCTTCCCCTCGCTCTGCCAGCTGGGCAAGTACACCACG AACTCCAGTGCAGACCACCGGGTGCAACTGGATCTGGGGCTGTGGGACAAGTTCAGTGAGCTGGCCACCAAGTGCATCATCAAGATCGTGGAGTTTGCCAAGCGGTTACCTGGCTTCACCGGGCTCAGCATTGCTGACCAGATCACTCTGCTCAAGGCCGCCTGCCTGGACATCCTG aTGCTGCGGATCTGTACAAGGTACACCCCAGAGCAGGACACTATGACCTTCTCCGATGGGCTGACCCTGAACCGGACTCAGATGCACAATGCCGGCTTCGGGCCCCTCACAGACCTCGTCTTTGCCTTCGCTGGGCAGCTCCTCCCGCTGGAGATGGACGACACAGAGACAGGCCTGCTCAGTGCCATCTGCCTCATCTGCGGAG ACCGCATGGACCTGGAGGAGCCTGAGAAAGTGGACAAGCTGCAGGAACCGCTGCTGGAAGCCCTGAGGCTCTATGCCCGGCGCCGGCGGCCCAGTCAGCCCTACATGTTCCCCAGGATGCTCATGAAGATCACTGACCTCCGGGGCATCAGCACCAAGG GAGCAGAAAGGGCCATTACCCTGAAGATGGAGATTCCAGGCCCGATGCCTCCCCTGATCCGAGAAATGCTGGAGAACCCCGAAATGTTTGAGGACGACTCCTCGCAGCCTGGCCCTCACCCCAAGGCCTCCAGCGAGGATGAGGTTCCCGGGGGCCAGGGCAGAGGGGGCCGCAGCCCCCATCCTGACCAGGGTCCCTGA
- the ITGB7 gene encoding integrin beta-7 isoform X1: protein MVALSVVLVFLLALSRGESELDAKSSSPQEATVWRDPNLSLPGSCQPAPSCQKCILSHPSCAWCKQLNFTASGEAEARRCARREELLARGCLPEELEEPRGRQEVLQDDPLSQGTRGEGATQLAPQRVRVTLRPGEPQQLPVRFLRAEGYPVDLYYLMDLSYSMKDDLERVRQLGHALLVRLQEVTHSVRIGFGSFVDKTVLPFVSTVPSKLRHPCPSRLESCQSPFSFHHVLSLTGDAEAFEREVGRQNVSGNLDLPEGGFDAILQAALCQEQIGWRNVSRLLVFTSDDTFHTAGDGKLGGIFMPSDGHCHLDSNGLYSRSPEFDYPSVGQVAQALSAANIQPIFAVTSATLPVYRELSKLIPKSAVGELSEDSSNVVQLIMDAYNSLSSTVTLEHEHSLLPPGVHISYESQCGDSEKRQGEAGDRGQCNDVRTNQMVNFLVTFQATRCLPEPHLLRFRARGFSEELTVELHTLCGCNCSDAQLQAPHCSDGQGHLQCGVCSCVPGRLGRLCECSEAELSSPDLESGCRAPNGTGPLCSGRGQCQCGRCTCSGQSSGRLCECDDASCERHEGILCGGFGRCQCGVCHCHANRTGRACECSGDTDNCVSPDGGLCNGHGHCKCNRCQCDDGYYGALCDQCSGCKTPCETHRDCAECKAFGTGPLATNCSTACAHANMTLVLTPTLDDSWCKERTQDNQLFFFLAEDEAGGRVVLTVSPPEKGADHTQIIVLGCVGGIVAVGLGLVLAYRLSVEIYDRREFHRFEKERQHLNWKQDHNPLYQSAITTTVNPRFQEADSPLL, encoded by the exons ATGGTGGCTTTGTCAGTGGTCCTTGTTTTCCTGCTGGCCCTGAGCAGAGGTGAAAGTGAGTTGGACGCCAAGAGCTCATCCCCACAGGAGGCCACAGTGTGGAGGGATCCCAATCTGTCCCTGCCAGGGTCCTGCCAGCCAGCTCCCTCCTGCCAAAAGTGCATCCTCTCACACCCGAGCTGTGCATGGTGCAAGCAACTG AACTTCACGGCGTCCGGGGAGGCGGAGGCGCGGCGCTGTGCTCGGCGAGAAGAGCTGCTGGCCCGGGGCTGCCTCCCGGAGGAACTGGAGGAGCCCCGCGGCCGGCAGGAGGTGCTGCAGGACGACCCGCTCAGCCAGGGCACCCGCGGCGAGGGGGCCACCCAGCTGGCGCCGCAGCGGGTCCGGGTCACACTGCGGCCGG GGGAGCCCCAGCAGCTCCCGGTCCGCTTCCTTCGAGCGGAGGGATACCCCGTGGACCTGTACTACCTTATGGACCTGAGCTACTCCATGAAGGACGACCTGGAGCGCGTGCGACAGCTCGGGCATGCGCTGCTGGTGCGGTTGCAGGAGGTCACCCACTCCGTGCGCATCG GCTTTGGCTCCTTCGTGGACAAAACGGTGCTGCCCTTCGTGAGCACAGTGCCCTCCAAGCTTCGCCACCCCTGCCCCTCCCGGCTGGAGAGCTGCCAGTCACCCTTCAGTTTTCACCATGTGCTGTCCCTCACTGGGGATGCAGAGGCCTTCGAGCGGGAGGTGGGACGCCAGAACGTGTCTGGCAACCTGGACTTGCCCGAAGGTGGCTTTGATGCCATTCTGCAGGCTGCCCTCTGccag GAGCAGATTGGCTGGAGAAATGTGTCCCGCCTGCTggtgttcacatcagatgacacATTCCACACAGCTGGGGACGGCAAGCTGGGCGGCATCTTCATGCCCAGCGACGGGCACTGCCACTTGGACAGCAATGGCCTCTACAGTCGTAGCCCAGAGTTT GACTACCCCTCCGTGGGTCAAGTAGCCCAGGCCCTCTCTGCGGCAAACATCCAGCCCATCTTTGCTGTCACCAGCGCCACACTGCCTGTCTACCGG GAGCTGAGTAAGCTGATTCCCAAGTCTGCAGTGGGGGAGCTGAGTGAGGACTCCAGCAATGTGGTGCAGCTCATCATGGATGCTTATAAT AGCCTGTCATCCACTGTGACCCTTGAACACGAACACTCTCTTCTCCCTCCGGGGGTCCACATCTCTTACGAATCTCAGTGTGGGGATTCTGAGAAGAGACAGGGTGAAGCTGGCGACCGGGGCCAGTGCAACGACGTCCGAACCAACCAGATG GTGAATTTTTTGGTTACCTTCCAAGCTACCCGCTGCCTCCCAGAGCCTCATCTGCTGAGGTTCCGAGCCCGTGGCTTCTCCGAGGAGCTGACTGTGGAGCTGCACACGCTGTGTGGCTGTAACTGCAGTGACGCCCAGCTccaggctcctcactgcagtgATGGCCAGGGGCACCTCCAGTGTGGGGTGTGCAG ctgTGTCCCCGGTCGCCTAGGTCGACTCTGTGAGTGTTCAGAGGCTGAGCTATCCTCCCCGGATCTGGAGTCTGGGTGCCGGGCCCCCAATGGCACAGGGCCCCTGTGCAGCGGGAGGGGACAGTGCCAGTGTGGACGCTGCACCTGCAGCGGACAGAGCTCTGGACGTCTGTGCGAGTGTGATGATGCCAGCTGTGAGCGACACGAGGGCATCCTCTGTGGAG GCTTTGGCCGTTGCCAATGTGGAGTGTGTCACTGTCACGCCAACCGCACGGGCAGAGCATGTGAATGCAGTGGCGACACGGACAACTGTGTCAGTCCTGACGGAGGGCTCTGCAATGGGCACGGACACTGCAAATGCAACCGCTGCCAGTGCGATGACGGCTACTATGGCGCCCTCTGTGATCAATGCTCAGGCTGCAAGACACCATGTGAGACACACAG GGACTGCGCAGAGTGCAAAGCCTTTGGGACTGGTCCCCTGGCTACGAACTGCAGCACAGCGTGTGCCCACGCCAACATGACTCTGGTTTTGACCCCTACCCTGGATGACAGCTGGTGCAAAGAGAGGACCCAGGACAACcagctctttttctttctggcagAGGATGAAGCTGGAGGCAGAGTTGTGCTCACAGTGAGCCCTCCAGAGA AGGGAGCAGACCACACCCAAATAATTGTGCTGGGCTGTGTGGGGGGCATCGTGGCAGTGGGACTGGGATTGGTCCTTGCTTATCGGCTCTCAGTGGAGATCTATGACCGCCGAGAATTCCATCGTTTTGAAAAGGAGCGGCAGCATCTCAACTGGAAGCAG GACCACAATCCTCTCTACCAAAGTGCCATCACGACCACTGTCAACCCCCGCTTTCAAGAGGCAGACAGCCCCCTTCTCTGA